The sequence TTGGAGAAGTGGAGCAAGATAGAGCATTAACTCGAGTAGAGATGTGTCATCCCTAAGAACCATGACTGGTCAGAACACTTAAGGCATTGATACTATTGCATGGgggtagtgtctccgaagatggcaACCTTTCATTCATGGAAAACATCAAAGACATCATTAAAAAGATAATTGGCACCATGTATAAGACGTTGAAAGGGGAATTTGTCCTGGATAGATAAAATGATGAGATCACGCTAGCCCTCAAAAAACCTGAGCACCTAGGCCATGCAAGAGGATATGAGAGTTTGTTGTGGAAGTTTGGGTTTGCTTAGGACATTGGCACCTATAGGAGCTAGCAAAGAGACAAGGACATTGACACCTATAGTGTTTTAGGAATTTTTGAAACCTTTGGAGATTAACTAGTTCCCTTCCTTTTTCATATTCAATTAATGGTATCAAATTAGTCAagtaaccaataaataaataaataaatgtgcATCTCATGCTGATGGTTTTATTTGTGATGCATTTTATTTGAATAAAGGAATCATAACTTAAATTGATCTCAAAgtataaatgaaaatataaaacataaaatGAGAAAGGAAGTTTTAATAAAATCATTTATGCCTTCCATAATTAAATAGGAAGAAGAATAAAATTGTAAACAGTAGAGTTTATATTCCCATTAGGATGGTATTAGACATTAGGAAATCTAGAATTTAAAACAGGAGTTTAAATTTAAGTTTGAATACTTGAATTTGGAATTTGAAAagaaaacataagaacaaaaaaaGAGAAAGTTGGAGCCTGGATGGGCCGGAGGCTTTGATTTCGGTCCATCCGAGCTTCCCCTTCGCCCGGCCCAACCATGGGCTGCGCGCCGCGCGCCGGGACTGATAGGCGGGGCCCGCAGGGCAGTCTAAGCCGCATGCTTGCCTCATTATGGGTCGTTGCGGGGTGGGCCCAGTGTTTCAGGTATCTTCTCAGGCCACCTCTATCTCTGGTGTCGCCTGGTCCACCGCCGGGTTGTTGGCCTCGGCCGAGATCCTCGCCTGCGTTGGCCTATGGGGTCGCGGGGGTCAGCTAGACCTCCTTCCAACCCGCATGCGTGTGGATGCATCCTATCGCCGCCAGATGGACCCTTATGGCTGCGCTGTAGGTTCTCTTCAACAACCTTGCGTCGCGACCAGATCTCCTGCAACCTATGCCGGCCGGGGACCCCCTATCGGATGCTTCTTTGTCGCATATAAAATCGAGGTCGCCGCCTTTTAGCTGTCGGCAATCCTCGAGCGAACCAAATTGAAAAGAGGGGCGAGCGAGGGAGAAATAGGGATTCGGCGAGACACCGCTGGTGAATCTCACGCTCGTAGTCAAATCCGGTCGTAGTTCTTGCTTTGGGATCCTCGCCAGAGCCGTTGTGGGTGAACGGTGAAGTCTCGAGGCGTGTGGGTGGTCGCGCCATCGTCAATTGCACGATGGACTTCGTGGTGACCGTGAATCCTCCCCTCATCGTGGGCTTGCTTCCCCACCTTGATATCACTGGTGAGTACTATACTAAAATATTCGCGGGAATCTGGACATCGTGTAGCACCGGTTGTAACGAAGTTTCGGGTTGGGGTCACCGGAAGTGGGCTGCTCCGGCGGGAGCCAGCGCTGCCGCGGGCATCTGCGGGTTGTCATGGTGTGATGTGCACCGTTGAATCCTAGGATAACGACCAAGATTAGAGGTAGAATACCCCTTTCATCCAATGGCATGTGAACCGTAGATTTTGGATCGATCGGGCAGGAGGCGATCTCTATTATTTAGAATCTCAGTCGTTGCTCTCAGATCTTACGGTCATCAGGGTCTACTGGTTCAAGTGGGATTTGATTTAATCTGTGTCGTCTAGATCCGATCGAGTGACTGTTATGggtccataccccttcggcatGGAAATTTTGCTGAAGAGTCCCTGATGACTTTaaaaatagaacccgccgtccatgcAGTGCTAGCTCTATTACAAACCAGtcctaaaagttatgattttgacCTTGCACTCTTGGAAATTATAATCCAAGGTCCAAACTGTTAGGTAAATTAATAAAGTAAGTACATAAAGTGATTTTAGTGCAAAAATAATCCATTAAAACTAGGAAAGTTAATAACTTCTTTGATTTAGCTCCAAACTGGTCCATTCCAGTTACAATagattcataataatattgtttatcatctggtaactttatcttgttatgaaacctaaattaaaattatgtacttaatttgttttatatctaacacttaaagatgaggagcatgaaggatgtcgcgatgagttcgtgagaggtctaggccgtcgtctcccagtcaactatggttggtggattgttgtcttcatatgatgtaattattcaactattttgtatagaactccattatatattaaagatgtgacattcgtttctgtaccatgagtcctcatatgtgtgagacttgatcctagcacacatgtgaGTGGCGTCCGGGTTTGGCcccctaaatccgggtgtgacaatggaGGAGGATAGGGTGCCAATTGCTGAGTAGAACTATCTAGAACCAAAGCTTCTATTCTCGATGAGGTTCAGTGGCAAGTGGTAATTGTAGTTAGATAGATAACTCAGCAAGGGTTAATGCCTCCTTCTAACTTGATCAACACATCTCATCGAAAAAGTAGGTGTGCTTCCACGAAACTCCCTCAAGATCAACAATACCTAATGGATGATATTCAATGTCAAATGCCTTGTGAGCTACATATATCCATGTGGAACCTAACCACTAAGGTGGCTTATGGTATAGCTTCTCTGACTCACGCGGGGATGACATTCTAGTTGTCAAAATCCTAGTCGGATACTCAATTGTTAGTGTTGATCATATATGTGATAGATATGAAGAGTTGGAGCtagacatccgagtcagtgacaATGAAACGTAATTACACAGGCTCTACATGGGTATGTTTTATGGCAGAAGAGATAATTTATAATACTTGATGCCCAACAACAATCAACTACTTGTGGGACTCCCACTACCAAACTCTCCACGTAGGTGCTCTGTCCCTCCTAGCTCGCCACATAGGAGCCCCACACCTCTTGAAAAGAGACCTACTCTACCACCTCCTAAAACAGAATTATGCATAAATTCAATCTTGAAAATAAGCATGAGCACACAAAGTGACTATTTAGCTAAGTCTGCATCAAAGAAGCGAACATATGACATGATTGACAAGGAGTTGAACATTATCATCAATGTTGAGGTGAAGGAACTCGTTAAGAAGAAGATACTTGAGAACAAAGCACCAACAGATCCATCCAAGAAAGCCTTCTTTGTGAAGATGTGCGAAAAAGCAAAAAAAAATAATGCATCTCAGACCATGAACACATGCTTAGTAAAGCACATAAAAACATCCAAAGAAAAATGTGTCATCACAAGAAAGAACATGGACTTGCTAGCATGGAAAGCCTCTAGTGAGGCTAGAGTCGGTGAAACACTTACCAACACAAATGCGTAGATTTTATGATTGGTACATGAAGTTAGCCACTGATAGGACCTAAAAGATTCTGACTTTCATAATGGCCTTGATGTGGTGTGGTTAGATTTCTAGTATATATATTTGAGATATACTAGCGAAATGCACTAGACATCTCTCTCCTCCGCTACTGGGTTCTATAAGCATTTACTGTCTCTCTTGTACACGATTCAATAATATATATTCAATACTACATAGTGTGCCCTTACACCTACTATATATTGTGAAGGATCAAGGATAGAGATCCAGAGATGTCGTAACTCGTAAGGAAGGGATTTACAATATAAGCTTTATCTATCCGGTGGTTGTTAACCAAAAAAACATAAGGACTATCGTGTCAACGTCCAGAAAAGATTGGTCAAGTTTGTGCACAAGCAATATTATATACAATACATACTACAATATTAAGTTAGCGTCCACTATCTTGTACCATGTACATTTTTATAACTGAATGGTTAGTCTAGTTTGTTCTCCATGTTTGTTAATattaatattaatttgtaaatatatAAAACTAAAAAATCAGCATACTTTAGTGCTAGTTGTTAGCTCCAATAGGTACTTGAAGATTCTCGAGAACAAGTCCATGTGGATGTCGCTATACCCCCTTTAGTACCGATTTGAGCTATATATCGATACTAGAGGCTCAGTTGATCATGTAATTGGGACTTAAGATTGACACCTTTAGTCATTAAAGAGAACTAGAGATTGATGTTTATAGTCTCGGTTGTTCATCACCTATATTGGCTATTGGAGCAGTGACATATATGAATCCCAGACATAGAAGCTGGAATATTTATGTTTATTCCATTTTTGATGAAATAACTAACTCGTACTGACAATACATACTCTGCCCAGCCACATGGTATTGTACAGATGCTGATGAATTACTGATTCCACAACGATGCACGCGAGGTGAGGAGGAGAGCGACGACAATTATAGTAGTTTCATGGAACGATCGAGAACGAGCTGATGCATACCGAATCACTGGATCCTATGTCTAGTGTAGGTAAAATGGTGAATCCGGCGGGGAGAATCTCGACTCCTTATGCATATGCTGCTTCGATCTGGGACTCCATCAAACGTACAGTTCATCAGTACTGACCGGGCCAGAGGAAGGCGCCCATGGCGAACTCCCGCTTCCCGCGAAGGTCCCCGGCGACGGGGAGGCCGTACTCGCGGAGCAGGCAGTCGACGCGCCACTCCGGCATGGCCTCGTAGTCCGCCTTCTTGTACCGCGGGTAGTGCAGCGGCATCCGGAACGACGACCCGCCGCAGTTGCTGCTCTGCTGCTCCAGCTCGTGGCAgccgccgcccgccgccgccggttTGCGGGGCTTGGGCTGCTGCTGCTGTTCCTGCAGGGTCACCACGCTAGGACCCAGGGAGCCCATGCTCACGGTTGCCTTGGCTGCTACGATTCctgttgcttcttcttcttcggAATTGGCCGATGGTTTGTTGAAACAGGTCGTTCGTCTGCGCTGGGGTATTTATAGTTACGGAGGTAGTAGTGTTCAGGTCTTCAGCAGATGGGTCTGCCAGGATTTCCCTCCCTTTTCCGTAGGAATTATGGATTAATATTTTTGATTCTGGCATTCGGACAGATTTGAAATGTTAATAATCATATTAATAATACGGTTAAGAGAGTACGTATCAAACGTCTCTTTTCAAATTAGCGGATAAATATCTTTTTCTACGAGTAAAACCCACTTCCTCGGTATCAAATTGTAGGTTTTTTGCCCTTTCCAATGTAAATAACTTTTATCGTCGGCGCTTTATACAGTAAGCACTATACGTCGTCTAAAATCCCGTTCTAAAATATTAAtcgttttagctcttgatttttatgtctatattcaaataaataataataaatctAGACATATACATAAAACACATGCATTAAGTATTGTATGGACCCACGAGCCGTTTGGATCTCTTTATTTTTAAGGAATTGAAATTTTATTAATATAGTAGGTTATTTGGTTTGAAATTTGATATTTCACCACTTTGCAATATTTAGATATAAGCCTATGTCAAATTTATTGAACGAGTAGGTGGAAATTGATTCATGTATCAGTAGTCCATGACTCTACTCCGTAATTCATGACATACCCTTTAAACTTACTCATCTATAATAAAAATGTAGTGTATAAATATCTCATATATGACTAcggtaatatataaatatattatgTATAAAATAATATTAGCTTATCTGTACCTAAATTTCACATATCTAAACGAAAACGAATTGTATTTTAGGACAAAGTGAGTACAACTTAAAATGGTAGGAGTAATAGAAAAAGTTACGCTCTCTAGACAGTTTTGATATTAATTATCACAACCTAGAGTATGCATCGGAGCTCTAACTAATAAAAAAATACATACGAAAAATGCATCGGAGCTCTCTAGACAGTTTGAATGTATACGACAAGAAATAGCAGGCCCGACGATAACAGCGTGAACTCCAATAATGGACCGCTTGCTGTTTCAGACACGAATGATTTGTGTTCATTAATGCGCCATCATATTGCTCGGGGACACGTGCATCCTTTGATGAAgatacatgcatgcatgcatcattgcTGGATTATAGGAGTTTGTGGTGTACGCGTTCTGTATGCTTCTGGGTGTAAGTTACGTGAGAGGAAATCAGGCAGGCGTGTGATCGCAACACGACGGCGGCATCTCCTGCTCTCCCGGCCTAGATTCAGCTTCACACGCGTTTCCTTCTGATCATTATTACTTTTGCGGTCACACTCTATTAACCTACTGTATCCGTTCCAAAACAAGCATCCCAAAAATAAGCATAGCTATAGTATAGTACTCACTCTTTCCCAAATTAAAATCTATTTTAAATAATTAATTGCTTCATAGCATATTTGAGGTATGTGTTTTCTATATATGTATAAATTTATCATCATCTATTTAAATATAGACATTAAAACCAAGTAATAAAACGACTACTATTTTAAAACGGAAAGAGTATAATATACAACTATACATATcgattattttttaaaaaaaaattaacTAAATTCATGAAAAAGATTAACAAAAAttatatatttaaataaatttatTATAGAAACAGATTAAACCATCAAACTAATACTTTTAATTATATGCTATAAATATAATATATTCTATATATTTAGTTAAAATTAAAAACGTTTGGACAACACTTATTCAGCAAGAGACCCGGGACCCGGGTAAATCACTCTGCCACCTCGAACATGAGATGAGAGTATGAGACACTTCTAGAGATGCTTGTAGCTACGATTTCTATATATATCACATCAATAGAGTTTTTTTAATAACTAGTAACGGGTGTGCGCTTTGCGCGCGTGGTAAATGGTATGCAATATTGCCAGACTAAAAAAGTGAAGGAGTTTTTTTTAAGATGATACGGAGCAAAAGACAGTTTAGAGCACAACAGATTTATATAAAATAAAATAGGTTAAGTGAGCACTGGCAGAAGGTAATATGTTTGTTGCAATATTTAAAGCTACCTTGTTATATTTACATGAAATGTCTTCAGAAGAGTTGAGCagttatatataattatatagaAGGCATTCTACAACCTAAAAAGATGCTGATACTCTGAGAAAATCTTCAGTTCTTGGAAGATCTGGTGTCCGACTTTTCTTTGATGCGCAGAGGTCCATGTTTGaagctatatagttgggaaacaaaGAATTTTAATGTCTTCGTTTATGGAAGCAGAAGAGAAAGGGATGGAAGTGTTCAGTATAAATGGTTACTACAATtaatttctattttctatttgcaTGTATATGTGGTATTAAATTTTAGATAAGTTAAATATGGGGGAAATATGTGTGAAAGAAATATAGTTTTGGATAATTCACTTTTGTAGTCGCAATAATTACCAAAGAAAAATGGAATGATGCTTTTTATAATAGATAGAAGATAATACAGGTAGGATATTGTGTAGCAGAGTATAGCCTTTTGGGTGGAGATTCAATTGTAGCTACTGGACCTTTTCCTTTGTCGTGTAGTATTGCATCATGTTGTATATGTAAAAAAATATTTATGAAGAAGTGGCAAGAAGGTAATGGTATTTGTTATATATAAATGAAAGTGTGAAGCAGTATTATCTATAAATGTGTCTATTAGTTCCAGGTATCGAAAGATGGTAGCTAGAAAAGGAAGTAATAGATTTTGTTGGACAATCGAATTTTAATAGTGTTTGAAtatgaagagaagagaagacagaTTAGATTTAATAACAAGGAACGCTATCATTCATGATAAGAATAATTTATGTCACAATCTGTTATGGAACAACATGTTGTTGTAATTTTCTTCAATCTCTTCTTACTAATATTATCTGTTACATATGAATTATGCATATGGAGTAAATGATAGTGCGTAGAATGGAGTCATTACGGAGCATTAGGCTGTGTCATTTTTTGTTATAAGAACTGTGTATATATAGAATAAGTGTTTGTGTGAACGATCATAGTACTCTAGTTTAATTACATGAAAGTATTGTGGTAGGTTAATTAAACGGAAAATATTGTAGTTGATGATATATTATTGTGTTGTGTGATCTTAAAAACGGAAGAATGGTGTTATGTTTAAATGCTAATTTCGATTTCATTTTGCTATGGAGTAATACCTTTTTTGTGTGTGTTTCATTATGTCTAGATTGAATTTAGTTCAAATTGaatagaaaaaaggaaaaaggggtGGGAAGAAAGGAAATTATAATGTTTCATTAAGCCATTAAGTTTGAATAGAATGTTCATTATGCATTCAAGATAACCTGGAGTACCAGTTGTAGGTCCTAGTACGGGGTacttgaaaggaaaatagggtcaaaccttttcctaaataattttagtggttgaattgcccaacacaaatattggactaactagtttgctctagattatatatcctacaggtgccaaaggttcagcacaaaccaataaaaagattaaagttagggttcaaaagaaaggagcaaaagaaactgaagtgaaccctggtctggcgcaccagacagtgtccggtgcaccagggtggatcgacttcaaactcttcactttCGGGTTTCTAAggccgcactccgctataattcaccggactgtccggtgtgccagcggagcaacgactcgccagcgcaacggttgactccaacggtcgactaacaggtgaacagtgcgcgaacagttcgcgcagagttagagcagcgccagaaggcgcaccggtagagatggcaatgggtaaatacccaccgggtattactaccccatacccatacccacgacaaaaaaataaccccatcgggtcacccatatacactggtgggtatggatttacccccatacccatacccacgtgggtatgagtcacccatcgggtcactcgtacccacaaaaattaaacatctatcaaaatattatattatacaaatgtcaagtatatctATCTAAATACCATTgtaaaatttctagcatcatttaaccatccattcaacacactaaagataattggataaagtagtaacactaggacaatactacatagcacattacatgttccattacatcGTCATTAAACTGTCGTTAAACCTTCTATCACATTGTGGCCTAAAAgtttgttaaatagtaaaaaagatggatgactaaagtccgAGATCATGCTTGGGGttagtttatattgggtattttatacccgtgggttaacgggtatgggtgaaggtggaacgttctaatacccgtttacccgttgggtgaagatttttgcccaataacagacccacgggtagaatatttagcccacatacataccctaatagagtaaatacccatcgggtatcgggtcgcgggtacccattgccatctctacgcaccggacagtgaacagtgactgtccggtgcgacaccagactgtccggtggcccaggctgtcagagctccaacggtcgaaaccgacagaaccctaacggttgggtgacgtggctggcgcatcggacagagcGGCCATCGACAGCAGCACTCCCCAAcgactgttttggtggttggggctataaatacccccaaccacctccattcaaggcaTACAAGTTTTCCagctattgcattcaatacaagagctctagacttcactccaaggcacaaacaagagatcaaatctttaacttttgtgttgccttgttcttatttcatagcatttgagaacaagtccccaacattggcgcccacctccggtgaactcacttccactttttgagctgatggcttcgtgcaACAATCAAGTCGAAGCTACTTCGGCTACGaaactggtgctcccgataacaggcggttcatgctcaaagccgaccaataagaagcagaagaaggaggcccagagaagggtacatcatgttggggtacagggacccttcatcaagtcaaaatggtcccacatcccaattaccttctcccaagaggaccttcagctcaaggattaccctcacaatgatgccatggtcatatcttgtgtcatcaagggatttctagtccacaatgttctcgttgatacaggcagtgcagcagatatcatatttgctaaggccttcagacagatgcaagagccagaggataagatccatgatgctacacaccctctttgtggtttcgtaggaaggcagattgtagcacttggcaagatcacgatgccagtgaccttcagatttgtccacaatactagaactgaacaggttgtgtttgatattgttgacatggaatacccctacaatgcaaccattggtcgtggaacactcaacgcattcgaagcaattcttcatccagcatatctatgcatgaagataccttcggatcaagggcctattgctattcatggaagtcaggaagctgccagaaaggctgaaggaaattggacagactcaaaagcaatccacaatatagatggagccgaagcttgtgaacagtataagtacagaagagagaaggctgcttcggctgatcagccgaagcccatgcttttatgtgaagacatagcagagcagaaagtATTGATGGGgtcccaattatctgaagagcaggagaaaaccttgataaggtttttattcaacaacaaagatgtttttgcatggtcagccgatctctgtggtgtcaacagggacgtcattgaacattcactcaatgtcgatccatccttcagacccaggaagcaaaagcttcgaaaaatgtctgacgataaagccgaagatgctcggaacgaagtaaaaagacttctcagtgctggtgtcatcagagaagtaaaatacccagaatggctagccaacaccgttatggtgaagaaggccaatggtaaatggagaatgtgcattgattttactgatctgaacaaggcttgtccaaaggatgagttcttattaccaagaatagattctctagtagatgcagcagcttcgtcagagctcatgagtctactagattgttattcaggctaccaccaaatctggatgaagaaggaagatgagccaaagaccagcttcataacccccagtggtacatattgttatcttcggatgcctgaggggctcaagaatgttggaggaagcttcagcaggatgacagtcaaggttcttcattctcagataggcagaaatgtactaacatatgttgatgatatcatagtgaagagcacgaagcaagaaaaccacattactgatttacaggaaacatttgctaattttaggcaagctggcttgaaattaaatctagaaaaatgtgtcttcggagtgaagaagggcaaattccttggctgtctagtttcaacgaaggggatcgaagccaacccaagcaagatcgaagctatccttcgaatggagccgccaagcacaaagaagggggcccaacggctgacaggaagactggcatctttgaatcgatttatatctagatcagcagaaagaaatttaccattctttgaagtactaaagtcagctgaaatttttcaatgggacccaactcaacagaaagccttcgaagagctgaagcaatacctgattgatttaacaacattaactatacccatgctaggggctccattgctattgtatgtggcagcttcgcactctgcagcgagtgcggcgcttgtacaagagaagcttgaaggacaagctaaaaagcaagtcacagtatactttgtctctgaacttttgagtttatcaaagaaaaactatacagaattggagaaggtgttgtatgctgtgttaatggcgtccaggaagcttcgacattattttcaagcatatcacataattgttccttcatcacaacccctgaaggatatcatgaggaatagagaagctactggaaggattggaaagtgggccgcagagcttaatgaattcactattgactacgtacacagatcttcaattcaatcccaagcgctagcagatttcatcgctgattggacgccagggctcacgaagaggggacaagcaaagatgccgaagcttggacagtgttttgcgatggttcttggggagccttcggtgcaggagcagctgcggtcctagtggcaccttcaaaagtcaaaacatgttatgcagtcaaactggatttcagttgcacaaataatattgctgagtacaaagcacttctattggggcttcagaaactaagggcaatgggaataagaagggccatcctaaagactgattctcaagttattgctggccacgtggacaaaagtagcaaggcacgagatccgaagcttgaaagatatctggatacagttcaaaggctggaagcttccttcgaaggtttttctgtcaaaaatattccaagaggtgaaaatgagcatgcagatttgttagccaaatcagcggctcaggggctccccctaccctcggaagtattttttgaaacaataaaagcaccttcggttgagctcatggagagagcagtgcttactatttctccagtacacagtgaagactggagaattgaaataatatctttcctccaaggcaattgtctctcaagtgacgaagcttataacaagagaatgaaggcaagaacaagaccatatgtgatgatagaaggagaattgtataaacatggagtttgttcaccactcctcaagtgtttatcaagaactgaatgtatggaattaatgaaagagatacatgcaggtctgtatgggtctcacattggatctaggcccttgttgtgaaaagtttttcgacaaggattttactggccgaaggcagcttcggatgcagcagaattagtccaaaaatgtgaaggctgtcagaaatgtgcaagagaccagaagcaaccttcatctctcactcagttaatacagctcacttggtcgttgcaaaggtggggcctcgatct is a genomic window of Zea mays cultivar B73 chromosome 5, Zm-B73-REFERENCE-NAM-5.0, whole genome shotgun sequence containing:
- the LOC100276136 gene encoding uncharacterized protein LOC100276136 yields the protein MGSLGPSVVTLQEQQQQPKPRKPAAAGGGCHELEQQSSNCGGSSFRMPLHYPRYKKADYEAMPEWRVDCLLREYGLPVAGDLRGKREFAMGAFLWPGQY